GCTCGACGATCCTTCGGGCTATGCCTGCCCGTCCGCTGGCATCACTCGGGATGCCCTTTTCGTCTATTGTCAGGCCGATGACCACTGCTCCGTATTCCTTGGTCAATGTCAGGAGTTCATACAACGAACGCTCTTCACCATTGACCGAGTTGATGAGAGGCTTCCCTTGATATACCTTCAGGGCTGCCTCGATGGCCTTCGGGTTATGGCTATCAAGACAAAGCGGCACGTCCACTGCATTCATCACGGCCTGTACAGCCCGGGGTAACAAAGCCACTTCATCCAAGCCAGGGACCCCAACGTTGACATCGAGAATGTCGGCCCCGGCTTGAACTTGAGCAATCGCCTCTTCCTGCAATGCCTGCATGTCATCGGCCTGCAACGCGGCGACCAGCTTTCTCTTGCCCGTAGGGTTGATGCGCTCGCCGATGAGCACTGTTGGATGGCCGTTGCCAATGAATACCTCTTTCGTAGCGGATGATACTCTCGTTTCCATCAATCACCTCATATTCCAAATCCAATGGAGGTCGCTTTGGCGAAGGTCTGCATGAACCCTGGAGCACTGGCCAGTTCAATATACTGAATTCTGCGGGCCAGGGTTTGTGCCTCAAGACGCTTGCTGATGGAGATGAGGGCCATCTTGGCCCCCATGCCAGCGGCATTTCCCACCTGTCGAAAACGGTCGAGGGGCAGCGGTGGCAGCATACCAATTGTCACTGCGCTGGTCAGATCCAGGTAACTTCCGAAGGCACCGGCGATAACCACCTGTTCGATACCCTGCTCGGCGATACCCTTGGATTGCATTAGCACTTGAATACCTGCGAGTATCGCCCCCTTGGCCAACTGAACCTCTCTTACATCATGCTGGGTTATAGTAATCGCCGGGTGCCCACCACGCTCCTCCTCATTCACCAGTACGAACTCGCGCTGGCCATTTGTACCTCGCACCAACGGATGATCGTGCATTCTTCCAGCGGCATCCAGTACACCAGCCAAATAAAGCTGGCTCACAGCATCGATGATTCCCGATCCGCAAATCCCTGTTGGCAGCCCTCCACCGATGGTCTGGTATTCGACTCTGTTATCTAGCAGGCGCAGCCGCTCTATAGCCCCTGGGGCAGCCTTCATGCCGCACTTGATGTGGCCCCCTTCAAAAGCTGGGCCTGAGGCGCAGGAGGCACTCGCTATCTCACCATTGCTGACGAGAGACACCTCAGTGTTAGTGCCGATATCGAGCGCTATTATCACTCCCTTCGACTGCCAGACCCCTGTGGCCAATAGCATGGCCACATGGTCAGCACCCACAAAGCCAGCGACGTTGGGAAGGAAGTGCACATAAGCACCGGGGGCAACGCGAAGGCCCAGATCGCGGGCCTTAATGTCCAGAGCCTCTTTTATGGTTGGGGTGAAAGGCGGCTGAAGCAACTGTCCTAACGGCAGACGCAAGACCAGATGATGCATGGCAGTATTGCCTACTACCACTGCCTCGACTATATCCTCTGGCTTGACCTTGGCCTTTGTGCAAAGATCAGCAGCCACCCCATTCATTGCCTCCATGGCTAGTTCGTGGAACCGTATACCATCGGATGGTGACTCCTTGGCAAGTGCAATTCGAGTGATGATGTCCTCGCCGCAGGCCGCCTGCGGGTTTGGAACCCCTTGAGAGGCAAGCGTGCGGCCATTAGCCAGATCAAGCAGGTACCCTGCAATCTTGGTAGTGCCAAGGTCAATAGCCAATCCCAACTGGGGGCTCGGCCAGTGCCCCAAATCTACCACCTCATCGCCCCGCACTGAAGCCTGAATCTGTCCCCCCGATGGCGCGGGCTGTTCCAAAAGGCTCTGCATGGCTTGAACGTCGACGGTATTGCAGACGATCTGGTGTTGACTCAATAGGCCCTTCAGCAGAACCTCTCTTCTGGCACCAGGGTCTGAATGAAGCGGAGATGGCAAAGTGAGGCGATAGGCCTTTACGGGAGACTCCACGGCAACGGAGACCTCCAGCCCCTCCACCTGCGCCCGCTGCAGTGTTGTCAGGGACTCTGATGGGACATTGATCCTGCAGTGTCCAAGCGCGCGGGTCTGGCAGGCAAGGCGATAGCCATTTGCCAACTCCTGCGGAGAGAGTGATTGCTGCTCACCAAGGGTGATAGGGGAGACACGTCCGGTCAGCACCTGTAGCTTGCATCGATGGCATGTTCCCTGGCCACCACAGATGCTGACCAGGTCCAGACCGACTTGGCGTGCGGCTTCCAGGAGCGATTGATCTTCGCGACACTGTGCCCGCAGAGCCAGGGTTTCGAAGTCTATTTCATGCGTTGCTGGGCCTCGTCGTCCGTTCACAGATTTGCTCCAGGTTCACTCCCCCGATAATCCCTGGTTCGATCTCATCAACGATGGTGGTGTCAGGGATGAAGGCTGGGCAGGAAGAAATGCTTAAACAGCGATAGGGTATCTACCGTACTTATGCGCGGCGTCAACCATCCACTTGAGCCTGATCGGGTCCACCGTCGGATGGGAGTGAGACGTTGATAGAATGTATCCTCCGCCGCGGGCGGCATCATGTATCGCCTTCTTGACCGCTTCTTCTACTTCCTGCTGGGTGCCTTTCACCATAAGATAGGAAACATCCAGATTGCCGATCAGGACAAGCTTGTGCCCTACCTTTTCTCTAACCTTGCCCAGATCCATGCCCTCCGTGGGTTCCAGGGTGATGATGCCGTCAAAGCCCCACTCGATGAATTTGCCCAGCAGGGCATAGATATTCCCGCAGGAATGAAAGATGAATTTTCGTTTTTGCCTGTGAACAAAATCGGCCACCCGTCTGTAGCTCTCTCCATAGAGTTTCTCAATGAGATCGGGGCGCATCAATGGCCCGGTCTTCTGTCCCAGATCATCTCCTCCCAGCACCACTTCAACGCCGGATTTCATGACGGCATCCAAGTTCCTGATGTAGAGATCGGTGTGAAAACTGATCACCTTTTTCACAAACTCGGGCTTTTGATAGACTAATCTGGTGAAGTTCACGAACCCGATCGGCTGCCAACTGTTCTCAAATATACCCGGTGCTGCGTAGCCGATGGAATAGATCCGGTCGCCATAGTTATCCACGAGCTTCTTGTGGAAGCTGGCGATGTTTCTGATCATCGTCTCAAAGAGAGGAGCCCTTTTCTCGACCCAGGCCTCCCATTTTTCTTCAGTATCACAGAGAGCACGGCTATAGTTGACTGTCATATTGCCGTCAGCATCTGCACCCAGATCCCAGACTCTGCCGTAGGGATCATACCAGGACCACCCCAAAGAAGCCTGGGCATCCCTGTTCATCTTCATGAGAGCATATATGGTCCAGTTCGCATCAAACCCCAGCTTGATGGCACCCTGCATAGCTCCTGCGGAATTATCGTAAAACATCTTGTTCCAGAACCGATTCGTGTTCAGCAATGCCTTGATTTGATTTCCCAGCACGGGCTTTTGCAGCATACCCACAAAGTTGGCCGGCTTCTTCTCCAGGATCTGATTAACTGTGGCCGGATCCATAATCAAGCCCATCACGGGGACCTGATCCGGTTCCTCATGGTTCATCGCCGCTAAGATGCGTTCCTTGAAGGTCATTTTGAGGTGCTCCATCCCTTGATGATATCGATGCCGGTGATGGCATCTGGGGCAAAGGCATCCGCTGATATGTCCCTGGCAACTCTTTCCGAGAGCGCTGCCCCACCGATGATCACCTTGACCTTCTCCCTCATGTTCTGTCCCTTCAGCTCTTGAATGACTTTCCCTAGTTCTCCCTCGGTAGAAGTCAGGAGGCATGACATTCCCAAAGCGAGAGGCTTATGCTCCTTGACGGCATTGACGAATTTCTCTGTCGGCACGTTAACTCCGAGGTCGATCACCTTGAAGCCGGCACTCCTGGCATAGTTTATGAAGATGTTCTTGCCCAGATCATGCAAATCATTAGCCACTGTGCCAATGACAATGGTCCCCCGTGATTGAGACAATTCGGCCTGCATCAATGGCGACAGCAGATTCATAACCTCTTTGGCAATCTCACCAGCATAGACCAGCTCAGCGAGAAACCATTCTCCTTCTTGGAACCTTTTTCCCACAACCTGCAAAGCCTGGGTAACAGCATCGACAGCTTCTTTGACTTCGGACTTGTTCTGCAGCTTGATGACTGAATTAGTTGCCTTGAGCGCCGCGTCCATATCCAGCGCCAGCAGGCCGTCCCTCAATTGATCGATGGTGTCGTTTGACATTATTCAAGTCTCCTGACCGATAGGGCTAGCCAGTTTATGAAACCACAGAGAACATTGTGCCAGCGCTTCGCTACTATGATACTGAGCCATGTTCTGACCGTCAAATCATCGAAGATTTAACCTGCACCGCTGTGTCATTCTGAGCGCAGCGAAGAATCTCGATTGTTATGCTGACTTGTGCCACCAGGCACTGGGCAGCCTGTAGGGACAGACCTTTAGGTCTGTCCGAAGTCTTAAACTTGTGCTTAGTTGCAGGAATAGGCGTCATTCGCTCATGGTGGTTGTCGTCCTTCTGCGGAAGGACGACCCGACGCCTCTTGGTATTTCTCGCAATCCGAAGGTATGGTCGAGAGAGGGTGTCTCAAGACTTGCTATTCTGGAGTGACAATGCACGCTGTATCATGTCATTCAGGCTGTGTCGCAACTCAGTCCGTAGTGTCGTATTATTTAAGCAGGCAAGAGCAAATATAAAGGGGGGAGTTATTTATGGCACTACGAGAGGGCAACCGGCAGCAGATGGAGATGATGCCACCCAGCATTGAGCAGTACATACCCGATGATACTCCGGTAAGGGTATATGATGCCTTTGTGGAAGCCATGGATTTGAAAGACCTGGGGATCGATATCAATCCCTCGAAGGAAGGTAACCCCTGCTACGATCCGCGAGCGATGCTGAAGCTTCTCGTCTACGGCTACTCTTATGGTGTTCGAAGCTCACGCAAGGCTCTCAAGAAGGCTCTGGGGCAGTGCGTCAATATGTGTATGAAGCTTGACCTGATAGCGGGGAATGTACTGTTTGTGGATGGAAGCAAGATACGGGCCAATGCCTCAATCAAGAATACCTGGTCGGTGGAGAAGTGCCGCAAGGTACTCAGAAAGGCCGAGCGAAGGATAGAGGAGATCATTTCGGAGTCCGAGGCTATTGATAAAGAGGAGGAGGGCATGCCTTCTCTGGTATCGGTGAATAAGGAACTTGCCGATGCTCAGGTTCTGAAGGAACGAATCAGCCAGATAATGGAGGAGTTGAGAGAGAGCGGGAAGCCGGTCGTCAACACTGTGGACAAGGAGTGCACCCGGACCAACAGCGTACAGGGGACTCATGCGGGCTACAATGCACAAGTGGTCGTGGATGACGGTAACGGACTGATAGTGAGCTGCGATGCGGTAGGTGCCAATAATGACATTCTCCCCGACGCAAGCGTCGGGGTATCACAGTAACCTTAGTTGGTCTTTGTGAATCTGAACATATTGAGATGCACGTCCTTGCTCTTTAACATATTTCCCGATGGCTTTTTCATTCCCGTGTTTCCCAACAGT
This portion of the Chloroflexota bacterium genome encodes:
- a CDS encoding dihydropteroate synthase, producing METRVSSATKEVFIGNGHPTVLIGERINPTGKRKLVAALQADDMQALQEEAIAQVQAGADILDVNVGVPGLDEVALLPRAVQAVMNAVDVPLCLDSHNPKAIEAALKVYQGKPLINSVNGEERSLYELLTLTKEYGAVVIGLTIDEKGIPSDASGRAGIARRIVERAEALGIPRENVVIDCLAMAIGADGKAGIVTIETIRKVKAELGVNMTLGGSNISFGLPDRHLLNGAFLAIAITAGITCPIVNVTQVRSMILATDLVLGRDRHAARYIKAYRQRQKG
- a CDS encoding ASKHA domain-containing protein, which translates into the protein MNGRRGPATHEIDFETLALRAQCREDQSLLEAARQVGLDLVSICGGQGTCHRCKLQVLTGRVSPITLGEQQSLSPQELANGYRLACQTRALGHCRINVPSESLTTLQRAQVEGLEVSVAVESPVKAYRLTLPSPLHSDPGARREVLLKGLLSQHQIVCNTVDVQAMQSLLEQPAPSGGQIQASVRGDEVVDLGHWPSPQLGLAIDLGTTKIAGYLLDLANGRTLASQGVPNPQAACGEDIITRIALAKESPSDGIRFHELAMEAMNGVAADLCTKAKVKPEDIVEAVVVGNTAMHHLVLRLPLGQLLQPPFTPTIKEALDIKARDLGLRVAPGAYVHFLPNVAGFVGADHVAMLLATGVWQSKGVIIALDIGTNTEVSLVSNGEIASASCASGPAFEGGHIKCGMKAAPGAIERLRLLDNRVEYQTIGGGLPTGICGSGIIDAVSQLYLAGVLDAAGRMHDHPLVRGTNGQREFVLVNEEERGGHPAITITQHDVREVQLAKGAILAGIQVLMQSKGIAEQGIEQVVIAGAFGSYLDLTSAVTIGMLPPLPLDRFRQVGNAAGMGAKMALISISKRLEAQTLARRIQYIELASAPGFMQTFAKATSIGFGI
- a CDS encoding cobalamin-dependent protein (Presence of a B(12) (cobalamin)-binding domain implies dependence on cobalamin itself, in one of its several forms, or in some unusual lineages, dependence on a cobalamin-like analog.) produces the protein MSNDTIDQLRDGLLALDMDAALKATNSVIKLQNKSEVKEAVDAVTQALQVVGKRFQEGEWFLAELVYAGEIAKEVMNLLSPLMQAELSQSRGTIVIGTVANDLHDLGKNIFINYARSAGFKVIDLGVNVPTEKFVNAVKEHKPLALGMSCLLTSTEGELGKVIQELKGQNMREKVKVIIGGAALSERVARDISADAFAPDAITGIDIIKGWSTSK
- a CDS encoding transposase → MALREGNRQQMEMMPPSIEQYIPDDTPVRVYDAFVEAMDLKDLGIDINPSKEGNPCYDPRAMLKLLVYGYSYGVRSSRKALKKALGQCVNMCMKLDLIAGNVLFVDGSKIRANASIKNTWSVEKCRKVLRKAERRIEEIISESEAIDKEEEGMPSLVSVNKELADAQVLKERISQIMEELRESGKPVVNTVDKECTRTNSVQGTHAGYNAQVVVDDGNGLIVSCDAVGANNDILPDASVGVSQ